TAGTCCTTGAGCAGGAAGAGGCCGGCATTGTTGATCAGCACGTCGAGTCCTCCCAACTCCCGGGAGACGGAGCCGGCCATCCTCTCGACGTGCTCCGGGTCGGTGACGTCCGCCCGGAGGGCGAGGGCCCGTCCCGGCCCGCTCCGGATCGCCTTGACCAGCCGCTCGGCCGCATCATCGCTGGAGCGGTGGTTGATGACGACGGTGTGTCCCCGGCAGGCGAGCCGCATCGCCAGCGCCGCCCCCAGACCCCCCTCGTCCCCTCCGGACCACCGGCCGGCGCCGGTGATCAGGATCCGCTTGCGGTGCTTCGTCGTGGCCATCGATCCGGATCGTAGCGATGGGGTCTGCTCGAGCCGAGCCGGATCGTCAGGGCCGGAGGCCGACGACCACGTCACCCTCCTGGTCGGTGCGACGCACCTCCATGCCGGCGCGCTCGAGCGCGGCCAGTAACTCCTCGGAGGGATGCCCGAACCGGTTGGGTCCGACGCTGACCACGGCCACGGAGGCGCCTGTTCGTACCAGCCACTCCGCATCGGAGGTTGCGGCGCCCTGGTGCGGAACCTTCAGCACATCCACCCGGGGAGGGTCCAGATCGGCCTGGGATACGGTCTCCATGTCCCCGGTCAGCAGAACCGTACTGTCACCGAGCGCGGCCCGGATCACGATCGACTGGTCGTTGAGAGACTTATACCGGCGGACCGGACCCAGCACTTCAAGCCGGATGGAGCCGATCCTGTGAAGGCCCAGGCTCGGGATTATGACTCGGGTCACCTGCCTGGCCGCCTCCACCAGGCTCGTGTACCCGTCCGGCTGGCCGGGGAAGGGCGCGTACCACATCTGCCCGACCGGAAGAGATCCGATGACGTCCGCCAGGCCGCCGTAGTGGTCATCATGGGCGTGCGACAGGACCAGCAGGTCCACGGCTCCGACACCGACCCGGGCCAGCCCGGCCCGGATCCTGGCGCCGTCGCTTCCCCCGTCGACCAGCACCGTCTCACCCTGGCGGCCCAGCAGCAACAGCGCATCGCCCTGGCCCACGTCGAGAGCCACGAAGGCCGGCCCGGCCGGAGAACCCGCCAACGAGAGCGGACCGGCGAAGGCCGTCAACGAGCAAGCGAGCAGGCTGGCGGCCAGTACCGCCGCCGGACGGAAGCGGCGGGACACCGCCACCAACCCACACACGGCGAACAGCAGTGCCGCCATCCACCCGATCTGCGGAAGGGCTGACGACAGATCGGCGATTCCCAGGACCGACCGAGCCAGTAGCGCGCCTGCCTCTACCAACCCGTCCAGACCCACGACGACCCCGGCCCCTCCCAACCCGGTCGCCGCCACCACGAGCGGAGCGGCAGCCACGTTGGCCGCCGGCGACCACAGGGGCAGCCGCCCGATCGCGAGCAGGAGGATCGGGGCCACTGCCAGCTGAGCGCCGCAGGCCGCTCCGAGCGACGTTGCGAGCCACCGGGGGCGAAGGCTGCGAAACCATCCGGCTCCGACCACCACCCCGGCCGTGGCGGCGACCGAGAGCTGGAATCCGAGGCTGTAGGCCAGCTCCGGGGAGACCAGGAGGAGCAACCCCACCCCCACCCCTATCACCCTCCAGATGTCCGGGCGCAAGCCGAAGGGGCGCGCAATGAGGACCAGCCCCGCCATGGTCGCGGCCCGCACCACCGACGGGTCCGGCCCGATCAGGAGGACGAAGAAGGCCAGGCCGGCCAGACCCAGGATTGCTCTGCGGACGGAACTCCAGCCCAGCGGGCCCGCCACCAGGAACAGCGCGCCCAGGAAGAGCGCCACGTTGCTCCCGGAAACGGCGACGAAGTGCGACAGCCCGGCACGGCGCATCGCCTCCTCCTCCCACGGACGCAGGTGCGAGACATCCCCCAGCAGGAATCCGGCCAGGAGCGCCCTCCCCCGGTCGGTCTCCGGTCGGAGACGATCGATGATGAGGGAGCGAACCCGAGCGGCCTGTCCGGCCACCCACCCGACCTGTCCAGGAGCGGAACGGGCGCCGGCCAGCCTGCCGTGCCAGACCACCGGGTCCCTCGCAGGGCTCCCGATGACCGGATCCGCCGCGCGATGCATGGTCGTCTCGACCCACCACCGGCTGGCCCGGGTCCAGCCTGCCACGCCACCCCGGAGCCGGCCGGCGGGACCGTCCCAGGAGACCGGCCCCGCTGCTCCCTCGATACCCAGCACCCGGACGAGAACCCGGTCCCGGCCCGGACGACCCGAAGCGTCGGTCAGAGCCTCTACGAGGACGGTCACCTCGCCCGGTGGAAGGGGGGTGTTCGCCATCGCCTGCTGGCGAACGCCCAGGAACAAGGCACCGACGACCCCCAAGGCCATCAGGCCCGCCACCACGGCGGCGCCCCATCTCTGCCGGACGCCGGCCACGGCTGCGGCGCCCAATGCCACGACCGCCAGCCACGGCACCCGTGTCCCGGCGACCACTCCGATCCAGATGGCGCCGGCGCCGGCCAGGAACCATCTGGCCTGCGGGTCGGGCAGGCGGCCTATCTACGCACCTCGACGTAGTCACGCATTCC
The bacterium genome window above contains:
- a CDS encoding ComEC/Rec2 family competence protein, whose translation is MVAGTRVPWLAVVALGAAAVAGVRQRWGAAVVAGLMALGVVGALFLGVRQQAMANTPLPPGEVTVLVEALTDASGRPGRDRVLVRVLGIEGAAGPVSWDGPAGRLRGGVAGWTRASRWWVETTMHRAADPVIGSPARDPVVWHGRLAGARSAPGQVGWVAGQAARVRSLIIDRLRPETDRGRALLAGFLLGDVSHLRPWEEEAMRRAGLSHFVAVSGSNVALFLGALFLVAGPLGWSSVRRAILGLAGLAFFVLLIGPDPSVVRAATMAGLVLIARPFGLRPDIWRVIGVGVGLLLLVSPELAYSLGFQLSVAATAGVVVGAGWFRSLRPRWLATSLGAACGAQLAVAPILLLAIGRLPLWSPAANVAAAPLVVAATGLGGAGVVVGLDGLVEAGALLARSVLGIADLSSALPQIGWMAALLFAVCGLVAVSRRFRPAAVLAASLLACSLTAFAGPLSLAGSPAGPAFVALDVGQGDALLLLGRQGETVLVDGGSDGARIRAGLARVGVGAVDLLVLSHAHDDHYGGLADVIGSLPVGQMWYAPFPGQPDGYTSLVEAARQVTRVIIPSLGLHRIGSIRLEVLGPVRRYKSLNDQSIVIRAALGDSTVLLTGDMETVSQADLDPPRVDVLKVPHQGAATSDAEWLVRTGASVAVVSVGPNRFGHPSEELLAALERAGMEVRRTDQEGDVVVGLRP